The proteins below come from a single Dinghuibacter silviterrae genomic window:
- a CDS encoding ABC transporter permease, which produces MIRNYLLVAFRQLRRQRLYASIMIGGFALSIAACILISLYIRDELSYDRSVPQADRVFRIVNRYGDDNFGNSTYTQAPLAADLVDNYPQVEKAGRLMRSALFYGAGSNQIRKADQAQNTYEEGFAYADQSLLDVLGTPMIYGKPGHALEAPHSLVLTRRMAEKYFPHQDPVGQVFYLNNDTRNPYTVGGVIEDYGSRSSIQYDFLLTLKGVELWPGEQTGWGTTNYATYVRLKPGTDAAAFQRQLTASELQRHLIAAMKSWGITDVDEKVKHYVMALQPVRDVYLKSGDINNDAVPFHGDNRLVWMFGGIACFILVIACVNFVNLATARSAGRAKEIGLRKVVGSYRSGLVRQFLTESMLYSLLSFVAALVLAWALLPFFNHLTGKSLTLPWDSVWFAPVLLGSAFLLGIVSGFYPAWYLSGFEPARVLKGEVSRGVRNARLRSILVVFQFTTSIILIVGTLVVYRQMQYILHAKVGFDKDQVLVVQGTGTIPDIQAFKSDLLRLPQAKSVTVGDFLPVNIPGAKRNGEGFYMDSLRASSKPVFGQFWIADYDYIPTMGMELVAGRNFSRSMATDTAAAIINQSLATQLGLGSHAVGSVINNGAGPLRVIGVVRDFHFETFREKVRPVCLFLGISPTMVSIKVQSVQAGDLAAQVAAVWKKYAPNQALRYTFLDDGFRQMYADVTRAGTLLTCFAVLAIVIACLGLFALSSFMAEQRTKEIGIRKVLGASAGQLFVLMSRGFVVLILVSLLIATPIAWWAMTTWLRDFKYRQELDLWLFFVVGGIALLIALATTSAQSIRAALENPIKSLKTE; this is translated from the coding sequence ATGATACGCAATTACCTCCTCGTCGCCTTCCGCCAGCTCCGCCGGCAAAGGCTGTATGCCTCCATCATGATCGGGGGTTTTGCCCTCAGCATCGCGGCCTGTATCCTCATCAGCCTGTACATAAGGGACGAGCTGTCTTATGACCGGAGTGTGCCCCAGGCAGACAGGGTTTTCCGGATCGTCAACCGTTATGGCGACGACAACTTCGGCAATTCCACGTATACCCAGGCCCCGCTGGCGGCAGACCTGGTGGACAATTATCCCCAGGTGGAAAAGGCGGGAAGGCTGATGCGCAGCGCCCTGTTCTATGGCGCGGGCTCCAACCAGATCCGCAAAGCGGACCAGGCCCAAAATACCTATGAAGAAGGTTTTGCCTACGCCGATCAGTCCCTGCTGGACGTCCTGGGCACGCCCATGATCTATGGGAAACCCGGCCATGCGCTGGAGGCACCGCATTCCCTCGTCCTGACGCGCCGGATGGCGGAAAAATACTTCCCGCACCAGGACCCCGTGGGCCAGGTATTCTACCTGAACAACGACACCAGGAACCCATACACCGTCGGAGGCGTGATCGAAGACTACGGCTCCAGGTCCTCCATTCAATATGATTTTCTGCTCACGCTGAAAGGCGTCGAACTTTGGCCAGGGGAGCAAACCGGTTGGGGCACCACCAACTATGCGACCTACGTCCGGCTCAAACCGGGCACCGATGCCGCCGCATTCCAGCGGCAATTGACGGCCTCCGAGCTCCAACGCCACCTCATTGCCGCGATGAAAAGCTGGGGCATCACGGACGTGGACGAGAAGGTAAAGCATTACGTCATGGCGCTACAACCCGTCCGGGACGTGTACCTGAAATCGGGCGACATCAACAACGACGCGGTCCCTTTCCACGGGGATAACCGGCTGGTGTGGATGTTCGGAGGGATTGCCTGCTTCATCCTTGTGATCGCCTGCGTCAATTTCGTCAACCTCGCCACCGCCCGGTCGGCGGGCCGCGCCAAGGAAATCGGCCTCCGGAAGGTCGTCGGGTCCTACCGGTCCGGCCTCGTTCGCCAGTTCCTCACCGAATCGATGTTGTACAGCCTGTTGTCGTTTGTCGCGGCGCTGGTACTGGCCTGGGCGCTCTTACCCTTTTTCAACCACCTCACCGGTAAAAGCCTGACCTTGCCCTGGGACTCCGTTTGGTTCGCGCCGGTCTTGCTGGGCTCGGCGTTTCTCTTAGGCATCGTTTCGGGTTTTTATCCCGCCTGGTACCTCTCCGGGTTCGAACCCGCCAGGGTCCTCAAGGGCGAGGTTTCCCGCGGGGTCCGGAACGCCCGCTTGAGAAGCATCCTCGTGGTCTTCCAGTTCACTACCTCCATCATCCTGATCGTGGGCACGCTGGTCGTCTATCGCCAAATGCAATACATCCTGCACGCGAAGGTGGGTTTTGACAAAGACCAGGTGCTTGTCGTCCAGGGGACGGGTACCATCCCCGACATACAGGCCTTTAAGAGTGATTTGCTCCGCCTGCCCCAGGCCAAAAGCGTGACGGTCGGAGACTTCCTCCCGGTCAATATCCCGGGGGCCAAACGCAACGGGGAGGGCTTTTATATGGACAGCCTGCGGGCCTCTTCCAAACCCGTGTTCGGACAATTCTGGATCGCCGACTACGATTATATACCCACGATGGGTATGGAGCTTGTCGCCGGGCGGAATTTTTCCCGGTCGATGGCTACGGATACCGCCGCCGCGATCATCAACCAGTCACTGGCCACCCAGCTCGGCCTGGGAAGCCACGCGGTAGGAAGCGTGATCAACAACGGGGCCGGTCCGCTCCGCGTCATCGGGGTGGTCCGGGATTTCCATTTCGAAACTTTCCGGGAGAAAGTAAGACCCGTCTGCCTGTTCCTGGGCATCAGTCCCACCATGGTTAGCATCAAGGTTCAGTCCGTTCAGGCCGGGGATCTCGCGGCCCAGGTGGCCGCCGTGTGGAAAAAATATGCGCCCAACCAGGCGTTGCGGTATACTTTCCTGGACGACGGTTTCCGGCAAATGTATGCGGACGTCACCCGGGCCGGCACCCTCCTGACCTGCTTCGCCGTCCTGGCCATCGTCATTGCCTGTCTCGGTTTGTTCGCCCTTTCGTCGTTCATGGCCGAACAGCGTACCAAAGAAATCGGCATCCGCAAGGTCCTGGGCGCGTCCGCCGGTCAACTGTTCGTCCTGATGTCCCGGGGCTTCGTGGTATTGATCCTGGTCTCCCTGCTTATCGCGACACCCATCGCCTGGTGGGCCATGACGACCTGGCTCCGGGATTTCAAATACCGCCAGGAGCTCGATTTGTGGCTTTTCTTTGTCGTCGGTGGAATAGCCCTGTTGATTGCTTTGGCCACTACCTCGGCCCAAAGTATCCGCGCCGCGCTGGAAAACCCGATCAAGAGCCTAAAAACAGAATGA
- a CDS encoding glycosyltransferase family 2 protein, with protein sequence MLVQQERLVSLRVTGNSLRRTLPVSAVLITYNETENIRRTLSRLFWCDEIIVVDSYSTDDTVDACRLFGAKVFFKEFEGYGAQKRFAISKATNDWVLCLDADEVLSDALIDEICREWEDGPRGAGYLLPMNLVFLGREFTHGRESGRHFLRLFNRRHGNVNEALVHEKIELDGTVRKLRHHILHYSYRDIHQWYVKCDRYTTLAAREAVRRGKRKSRLAVFFSFPYYFIHYFVINGNWLNGMEGFYWSAYSALYHFTKYLKIRELQK encoded by the coding sequence ATGCTTGTTCAACAGGAACGCCTCGTCTCCCTGCGGGTGACGGGCAACTCACTTCGGCGTACACTACCCGTGAGCGCCGTGCTTATTACGTATAACGAAACCGAAAACATCCGTCGCACCCTCTCCCGTCTTTTTTGGTGCGATGAGATCATCGTGGTGGACAGCTATTCGACGGACGACACCGTCGACGCCTGCCGCCTGTTCGGGGCAAAAGTCTTTTTCAAGGAATTCGAGGGCTACGGCGCCCAAAAGCGGTTTGCCATTTCAAAGGCTACCAACGACTGGGTCCTTTGCCTGGATGCGGACGAAGTCCTGTCCGACGCGCTGATCGACGAGATCTGCCGGGAGTGGGAAGACGGTCCTCGCGGTGCCGGCTACCTGCTTCCCATGAACCTTGTTTTTCTTGGCCGGGAATTTACCCACGGCCGGGAAAGCGGCCGGCACTTCCTGCGCCTGTTCAACCGCCGGCACGGCAATGTCAACGAAGCCCTCGTCCACGAAAAGATCGAACTCGACGGAACGGTCCGGAAGCTGCGTCACCACATCCTGCATTACAGCTACCGCGACATCCACCAATGGTATGTCAAGTGTGACCGGTATACCACCCTGGCCGCCAGGGAGGCCGTCCGGCGGGGGAAAAGGAAGTCCCGGCTCGCGGTGTTCTTTTCTTTTCCTTACTATTTCATACACTATTTCGTGATCAACGGTAATTGGCTTAACGGGATGGAAGGCTTTTACTGGTCGGCTTACAGCGCACTCTATCATTTCACCAAATACCTAAAGATCCGGGAACTACAGAAATGA
- a CDS encoding polysaccharide deacetylase family protein — protein MNLRVLMYHSTSATGPNDDLTVDVARLEAHFAALARGGYTTLLMSELLAMAQRMPNGLWPSLPPRSVLLTFDDGFRDNFEIAYPLAVQYGVKLNFFIVPTFIREGSYRGKPCMTREELLSMDPDVVEFGLHSYAHTSYGDLSSEEMGADIRRCKAFFAAKGIPYQPCVAYPYGAYPQDVSALVDEGIRFGFRIGNRLNPWPLQHPYLIQRMDIRGTDPRWTFRAGLRVGRKWLPF, from the coding sequence ATGAACCTTCGTGTCCTGATGTACCACAGTACGTCTGCTACCGGGCCAAACGACGACCTCACGGTCGATGTGGCCCGGCTGGAGGCCCATTTTGCCGCCCTCGCCAGGGGCGGCTATACCACTTTATTGATGAGCGAGCTGCTGGCTATGGCCCAAAGAATGCCCAATGGCCTTTGGCCCTCCCTCCCGCCGCGGTCGGTCCTCCTCACCTTTGACGACGGTTTCCGCGACAACTTCGAGATCGCCTATCCGTTGGCGGTGCAGTACGGTGTGAAGCTCAATTTTTTTATCGTCCCCACCTTTATCCGCGAGGGCAGCTATCGTGGAAAGCCCTGTATGACGCGGGAGGAACTTTTGTCGATGGATCCGGATGTGGTGGAATTCGGGCTTCATTCCTACGCCCACACCAGCTATGGGGACCTGTCTTCCGAAGAAATGGGCGCCGACATCCGGCGTTGCAAGGCGTTCTTCGCGGCCAAGGGCATCCCGTACCAGCCCTGTGTCGCTTATCCTTACGGGGCCTATCCCCAGGATGTCAGCGCCCTGGTGGATGAGGGGATACGCTTTGGCTTCCGCATCGGGAACCGGCTCAATCCCTGGCCGCTTCAGCATCCCTATTTAATACAGCGCATGGACATCCGCGGGACCGACCCGCGGTGGACGTTCCGCGCGGGGTTGAGGGTGGGGAGGAAGTGGCTGCCCTTCTAG
- a CDS encoding PfkB family carbohydrate kinase: MDICCIGHVTKDTVITPYDTRELPGGTAVYFSHALAHLGHRYQLVTALGASDTGLLSGLRASGVQVRVLPSAHTVHFENRYGNDPDQRTQRVLQEADPFRARDLEHITAGVFHLGPLLAEDIPAEVIRLLATKGDLSLDVQGFLRRVQNARVVPTDWAAKRELLPFFRYLKASEEEMRVLTGQDSPLRGARVLHEWGAREVIITMGSKGSLIYNGEHIFDIPAFPPRTDRPDVTGCGDTYMAGYLLSRLQGASEAEAGAFGAAMATLKIEAGGPFTGTPQEVGALLARHAA; this comes from the coding sequence ATGGATATTTGCTGCATAGGACACGTGACCAAGGACACCGTGATCACACCTTACGACACCCGGGAGCTTCCCGGGGGAACGGCCGTTTATTTTTCCCACGCATTGGCGCACCTGGGACACCGGTATCAGCTCGTGACGGCCCTCGGGGCTTCGGACACCGGGCTGCTGTCGGGGTTGCGGGCGTCGGGCGTCCAGGTCCGCGTGTTGCCGAGCGCGCATACGGTTCATTTCGAAAACCGGTACGGGAACGACCCGGACCAGCGGACCCAGCGGGTGTTGCAGGAGGCCGACCCTTTCCGGGCGCGGGACTTGGAGCACATCACAGCGGGTGTTTTTCACCTGGGGCCCCTGCTGGCGGAAGACATACCCGCCGAGGTCATCCGGTTGCTGGCCACCAAGGGGGACCTTTCGCTGGACGTACAGGGCTTTTTAAGACGCGTACAAAACGCCCGTGTGGTGCCCACCGACTGGGCCGCCAAAAGGGAGCTCCTGCCGTTTTTCCGTTACCTCAAGGCAAGCGAAGAGGAAATGCGCGTCCTGACGGGCCAGGACAGCCCGCTCCGGGGTGCCCGTGTGTTGCACGAATGGGGCGCCCGGGAAGTGATCATCACCATGGGCAGCAAAGGATCGCTCATTTATAATGGCGAGCATATTTTTGACATACCCGCTTTTCCGCCCCGCACGGACCGCCCGGACGTCACGGGTTGCGGGGACACCTATATGGCCGGCTACCTGCTGAGCCGTCTCCAGGGGGCCTCCGAGGCGGAAGCCGGGGCTTTTGGCGCAGCCATGGCGACGCTCAAGATCGAGGCCGGCGGACCCTTTACGGGGACGCCGCAGGAGGTGGGGGCGCTGCTGGCGAGACACGCCGCGTAG
- a CDS encoding M15 family metallopeptidase, which translates to MKTAVALFAAAMRCAAALVLCTAAQAQSAATPHYGLPTVHDTAVYFASVRQDPRQALVPLKGFRLDIRYATADNLLHRPVYTMAAAFLRKPAAEALKAVDQDLEREGYALKIFDGYRPYAATVAFYEAYHDTNYVASPYTGSRHNRGCAVDLTLVDRRTGKDVAMPTPFDDFTEKASATYADLPPDVLRHRKLLQDAMLRHGFLVYPHEWWHFDFAGWRDYPVTDIPFEALTSAR; encoded by the coding sequence ATGAAGACTGCTGTCGCATTGTTCGCCGCGGCGATGCGCTGCGCCGCCGCGCTGGTGCTTTGTACTGCCGCGCAGGCGCAAAGCGCCGCCACGCCGCACTACGGCCTCCCCACCGTCCACGACACTGCCGTCTATTTTGCCTCCGTCCGGCAGGACCCGCGCCAGGCCCTGGTCCCGCTGAAGGGCTTCCGCCTGGACATCCGCTACGCCACTGCCGACAACCTCCTCCACCGCCCCGTCTATACCATGGCCGCCGCTTTTCTGCGCAAACCCGCTGCCGAGGCGCTAAAAGCCGTGGACCAAGACCTGGAACGCGAGGGGTACGCCCTGAAAATATTCGACGGCTACCGGCCCTACGCCGCCACCGTTGCCTTTTACGAGGCCTACCACGACACCAACTACGTCGCCTCGCCCTATACGGGCTCCCGCCACAACCGGGGGTGTGCGGTCGACCTTACGCTGGTCGACCGGCGCACCGGCAAGGACGTGGCCATGCCGACGCCCTTTGACGACTTTACCGAAAAGGCCTCCGCCACCTACGCCGACCTGCCCCCGGACGTGTTGCGCCACAGGAAGTTGTTGCAGGACGCGATGCTCCGGCATGGGTTCCTGGTCTATCCGCACGAGTGGTGGCACTTCGATTTCGCGGGCTGGAGGGATTATCCCGTGACGGATATTCCGTTTGAAGCGCTGACATCGGCGCGCTGA
- a CDS encoding collagen-like domain-containing protein yields MLPLLSRKCGGILWAIFLLLALASCTKSGPAGPAGAAGAAGAAGAPGAPGAAGATGATGAQGPAGSQILSGSGAPSASEGNVGDFYIDLANVLLYGPKTNSGWGTAISLKGTTGATGANGANGSNGAAGATGAAGATGATGPAGPQGATGPAGPQGAQGATGATGPAGPKGNDGTNGTNGSVIHTGPNLPLNDTGAVGDYYIDETNDSLYGPKGQNGWGYAACSLRGPAGPDSVIYYNWVGFNSSSWTLAAYPGPSLAVYYTYDYTFHVGALAADTNIGSSGVVLVYVRAALPPGSYSVNGDYQLPVNLFDQQEGAINAEYVNLAFSYNLSTGNITIRMNNETPTQTADVLGTYLQSGTAYGYFYRVVLIPGGIGENATPPSYQELCSRYGIKP; encoded by the coding sequence ATGCTACCTCTTCTTTCCCGTAAATGCGGCGGCATTTTATGGGCCATCTTCTTATTGCTCGCCCTCGCATCATGTACCAAATCCGGTCCTGCCGGGCCCGCGGGGGCTGCCGGCGCCGCCGGTGCGGCAGGGGCGCCTGGCGCACCGGGAGCGGCAGGGGCGACCGGTGCCACGGGCGCACAAGGCCCCGCGGGCAGCCAGATCCTCAGCGGGAGCGGCGCTCCCTCGGCCAGTGAAGGGAATGTCGGAGATTTTTACATCGACCTCGCCAATGTACTGCTGTACGGGCCCAAAACGAACTCGGGCTGGGGGACGGCCATATCCCTGAAGGGCACGACGGGTGCAACGGGCGCGAACGGCGCGAATGGGTCTAACGGCGCAGCAGGCGCGACGGGCGCTGCCGGTGCAACAGGCGCTACAGGCCCGGCGGGTCCGCAAGGCGCAACGGGCCCGGCAGGTCCGCAGGGGGCGCAAGGCGCGACGGGTGCAACGGGTCCGGCGGGCCCCAAAGGCAACGACGGTACGAATGGCACCAATGGCTCCGTGATCCACACCGGCCCCAACCTCCCCCTAAACGACACGGGTGCCGTCGGCGACTACTACATCGACGAAACCAACGACTCCCTGTACGGGCCAAAAGGTCAGAACGGCTGGGGCTATGCGGCCTGCAGCCTCCGCGGCCCGGCCGGACCGGACAGCGTGATCTATTACAATTGGGTAGGGTTCAATTCGTCGAGCTGGACACTCGCTGCTTATCCGGGGCCGTCCTTAGCCGTATATTATACCTATGATTATACCTTTCACGTAGGCGCATTGGCGGCCGACACCAACATCGGTTCGAGCGGTGTCGTGCTGGTATATGTGCGGGCGGCGTTACCCCCGGGCTCGTACTCGGTCAATGGCGACTATCAACTGCCGGTGAACCTGTTTGACCAGCAAGAGGGGGCTATCAACGCGGAATACGTCAACCTCGCCTTTTCGTACAACCTGTCTACGGGCAACATCACCATCCGGATGAACAACGAGACGCCCACCCAGACCGCGGACGTCCTGGGTACCTACTTACAATCGGGTACTGCCTACGGATACTTCTACCGGGTCGTCCTTATCCCCGGTGGGATTGGCGAAAATGCGACACCGCCAAGTTACCAGGAACTGTGCAGCCGCTACGGAATAAAACCATAA